The genomic window TCCTCGGTAGCTGCACCGGCATCCGGAATGATCGCGCGGGTGCGCTCGCAGCCACGAATCTCGACCCCGGCCGAGCGCAAACGGGCGATCATCGGCGGCAGAAATTGCGCGGCCACGGCCTGGTGTACCAGCAGTGTCTCCATTGCGTTACACACGCCCGGACGCTGTACCTTGGCGTTGAAGGAAATGGTTTCCGCCATCGCCAGATCGGCGTGGCGATCAACGAAGGTGTGGCAGATGCCGGCGTAGTGTTGGATCACCGGAATCGCCGACGATTCGGTGATCGCCTTGATCAAGCTGGTGCCGCCGCGCGGAACGATCACGTCGATGTACTCGCTCTGGCGCAGTAGCACCTGCACCGCCTGCCGGTCGGTGGTCGGGAGCAGCTGCACTGCGGCGGCGGGCAGGCCGGCGTCGGTGGCGGCCTGCCGGATGACGTCTGCAATCGCCTTGCTGCTGGCGAAGGCCTCGGAGCCGCCCTTGAGCACCACGGCGTTGCCGGCCTTGAGGCACAGCGCGGCGGCGTCGGCGGTGACGTTGGGGCGCGATTCGTAGATCACACCAACGACGCCGAGCGGAATGCGGATCTGCCCGATCTCCAAGCCGTTAGGCCGGCGCCACATAGCCAG from Deltaproteobacteria bacterium includes these protein-coding regions:
- a CDS encoding glutamate-5-semialdehyde dehydrogenase, with protein sequence MDTEALVVDLCKAARAAGRALALASTGAKNTALRTAATQLRAQSAALRTANQRDVEGGRATGLSPALIDRLTLTDSRIEAMAVGLEQVALLPDPVGETLAMWRRPNGLEIGQIRIPLGVVGVIYESRPNVTADAAALCLKAGNAVVLKGGSEAFASSKAIADVIRQAATDAGLPAAAVQLLPTTDRQAVQVLLRQSEYIDVIVPRGGTSLIKAITESSAIPVIQHYAGICHTFVDRHADLAMAETISFNAKVQRPGVCNAMETLLVHQAVAAQFLPPMIARLRSAGVEIRGCERTRAIIPDAGAATEEDWRTEYLDLILSVKVVDSLADAIAFINRYGTGHSDAIITDHYDRARRFLREVDSAAVYVNASTRFTDGYEFGFGAEVGISTNRLHARGPMGLRELTTYKYVIYGSGQIRE